One genomic window of Caenorhabditis elegans chromosome I includes the following:
- the etfb-1 gene encoding Electron transfer flavoprotein subunit beta (Confirmed by transcript evidence), translated as MKILVGVKRVVDYAVKIRVKPDRSGVVTEGVQHSMNPFDEIALEEAVKLKEKKLATEVVAFSLGGPKSAEVLRTALAKGADKAVHVQVTDAEAGKLESFHVAKALQKIVEQEKFDAVFLGKQAIDDDSSQTAPILAGLLEWPQALYASKVEDAGAGHMKVTREIDGGLDTIKVKVPFVLSADLRLNEPRYATLPNIMKAKKKPLKNIPIKDLNVDITPQTETLEVTEPPVRQAGGFVDDVSALVAKLKEKGFVKA; from the exons ATGAAGATTCTCGTCGGAGTCAAGAGAGTTGTCGACTATGCTGTCAAG atccgTGTCAAGCCGGACCGCTCGGGAGTCGTCACCGAAGGAGTTCAACACAGCATGAATCCATTCGACGAGATCGCTTTAGAGGAGGCCGTCAAGCTCAAGGAGAAGAAGCTCGCCACCGAAGTCGTCGCGTTCTCGCTCGGCGGACCAAAATCCGCCGAAGTGCTCCGGACCGCGTTGGCGAAGGGCGCCGACAAGGCAGTTCACGTTCAGGTGACCGACGCCGAAGCTGGCAAGCTCGAGTCATTCCACGTGGCGAAGGCGCTTCAGAAGATTGTCGAGCAGGAGAAGTTCGACGCGGTTTTTCTCGGAAAGCAGGCAATCGATGATGATTCGTCGCAAACTGCTCCGATTCTCGCTGGCCTGCTCGAGTGGCCACAGGCTCTCTACGCGTCGAAGGTTGAAGACGCAGGCGCTGGACACATGAAGGTCACCCGTGAAATTGATGGAGGTCTTGACACGATTAAG gTCAAAGTGCCATTCGTCCTATCCGCCGATCTTCGCCTCAACGAGCCCCGCTACGCGACTCTTCCAAACATCATGAAGGCCAAGAAGAAGCCACTGAAGAACATTCCAATCAAAGATCTGAATGTAGATATCACACCACAAACTGAAACTCTTGAAGTCACCGAGCCACCAGTTCGCCAGGCCGGAGGATTCGTCGACGATGTCTCGGCACTTGTCGCCAAGCTCAAGGAGAAGGGATTCGTCAAGGCTTAA
- the etfb-1 gene encoding Electron transfer flavoprotein subunit beta (Confirmed by transcript evidence), translated as MKAKKKPLKNIPIKDLNVDITPQTETLEVTEPPVRQAGGFVDDVSALVAKLKEKGFVKA; from the coding sequence ATGAAGGCCAAGAAGAAGCCACTGAAGAACATTCCAATCAAAGATCTGAATGTAGATATCACACCACAAACTGAAACTCTTGAAGTCACCGAGCCACCAGTTCGCCAGGCCGGAGGATTCGTCGACGATGTCTCGGCACTTGTCGCCAAGCTCAAGGAGAAGGGATTCGTCAAGGCTTAA
- the did-2 gene encoding Charged multivesicular body protein 1b (Confirmed by transcript evidence) has product MGAGESSMALEKHLFDLKFAAKQLEKNAQRCEKDEKVEKDKLTAAIKKGNKEVAQVHAENAIRKKNEAVNYIKMAARIDAVAARVQTAATQKRVTASMSGVVKAMESAMKSMNLEKVQQLMDRFERDFEDLDVTTKTMEKTMDGTTVLNAPKSQVDALIAEAADKAGIELNQELPSNVPTALPTGTQAVSEDKDLTERLAALRNM; this is encoded by the exons ATGGGAGCCGGAGAAAGCAGTATGGCCTTGGAAA AACACTTATTTGATCTTAAATTCGCAGCGAAACAGTTGGAAAAGAATGCTCAACGATGCGAGAAGGATGAAAAGGTCGAGAAAGACAAGCTGACGGCAGCTATTAag aaaggaAACAAAGAAGTCGCACAGGTTCATGCTGAAAATGCGATCAGGAAGAAGAATGAAGCAGTGAACTACATTAAAATGGCCGCCAGAATCGACGCAGTGGCCGCCCGAGTTCAAACCGCCGCCACACAAAAACGAGTAACCGCCAGCATGAGCGGCGTAGTGAAAGCCATGGAAAGCGCCATGAAGAGCATGAATCTCGAGAAAGTTCAACAGTTGATGGATAGATTCGAAAGAGATTTCGAAGATCTCGACGTGACCACAAAGACGATGGAAAAGACGATGGACGGAACGACAGTGTTGAATGCTCCGAAGTCACAGGTGGATGCTCTGATTGCAGAGGCCGCCGACAAGGCAGGCATCGAGCTCAACCAGGAGCTTCCGTCAAACGTGCCAACTGCTCTGCCGACCGGGACGCAAGCTGTTTCAGAAGACAAGGACCTCACAGAACGCCTGGCTGCTCTTCGCAACATGTGA
- the F23C8.7 gene encoding Tyrosine-protein kinase (Confirmed by transcript evidence) has translation MVDKDIHSEHWYHGLLPREDIKAMLRKNGDFLVRSTEPKAGEPRQYVLSAMQSEELEDAGVKHYVMRLNSSNQIFLEAKGFETIASLVNYYMSSKEPIKKLTVLKTPILKQPWEIEHSQVELTKKLGEGAFGEVWKGKLTLKNGNVENCAIKTAKLESLNKEQIKEIMREARLMRNLDHPNVVKFYGVGASQEPLYVIMELADCGALDSYLQKNPNLVPDKKMEMIYQAACGISYMHEKKLLHRDIAARNCLYGGGQVKIADFGLSREGISYVMDLTKKVPIRWLAPETLKAGIYSPKTDVFAFGIMAWEITENGKEPYPDMRVADVVGKVRNGYRMRFDPVFVDFRFGDYVTKHCWAENPADRVSMADVLRYLQTTFGMKPVVLSILSSNRSTEEEMKTMKPPMFSVKRNNKKKPK, from the exons ATGGTCGACAAAGATATTCACTCGGAACACTGGTACCATGGACTGCTCCCACGTGAGGATATTAAG GCGATGCTTCGAAAGAATGGCGACTTCCTCGTGAGAAGTACGGAGCCGAAGGCCGGCGAGCCACGTCAATATGTGCTCTCGGCGATGCAGAGTGAAGAGTTGGAGGATGCAGGG gtgaAGCACTATGTTATGCGTCTCAACTCGAGcaaccaaatatttttggaagcaAAAGGTTTCGAGACGATCGCCTCCCTCGTCAACTACTACATGTCCTCGAAAGAGCCCATCAAGAAGCTGACAGTGCTGAAGACTCCGATCTTGAAGCAACCATGGGAGATTGAGCATTCGCAGGTGGAGCTCACGAAAAAGTTGGGAGAAGGAGCTTTTGGCGAGGTTTGGAAAGGAAAGCTGACATTGAAGAATGGAAATGTCGAGAATTGTGCCATCAAAACCGCCAAACTGGAGTCACTGAACAAGGAGCAAATCAAGGAAATTATGCGAGAAGCCCGGCTCATGAGAAATCTCGAT catCCAAATGTCGTTAAATTCTACGGAGTTGGTGCAAGCCAGGAGCCGCTGTACGTCATCATGGAGTTGGCGGATTGTGGAGCCCTGGACTCGTACCTTCAGAAGAATCCGAATTTGGTGCCCGACAAGAAGATGGAGATGATCTACCAAGCAGCGTGTGGAATCTCGTATATGCACGAGAAGAAACTTCTACATCGAGACATTGCGGCGAGAAATTGCCTGTATGGAGGTGGTCAGGTCAAGATTGCGGATTTTGGGTTATCCCGTGAGGGAATCTCGTATGTCATGGACCTGACGAAGAAGGTTCCGATTCGTTGGTTGGCTCCGGAGACGTTGAAAGCGGGGATTTATAGTCCGAAGACTGATGTGTTTGCGTTCG gaataatGGCTTGGGAGATCACTGAGAATGGGAAGGAGCCGTACCCAGACATGAGAGTTGCTGACGTCGTCGGAAAGGTCCGTAATGGATACCGCATGCGGTTTGATCCGGTCTTTGTGGACTTCAGATTCGGCGACTATGTCACG aagcaCTGCTGGGCTGAAAATCCGGCGGATCGTGTGAGCATGGCGGATGTTCTGCGCTATCTTCAGACAACTTTTGGGATGAAGCCAGTGGTTCTATCGATTCTATCGAGCAATCGCTCGACCGAGGAGGAGATGAAGACGATGAAGCCGCCAATGTTCTCGGTGAAGAGAAACAACAAGAAGAAGCCGAAGTGA